A stretch of Paenibacillus sp. URB8-2 DNA encodes these proteins:
- the ilvE gene encoding branched-chain-amino-acid transaminase, whose translation MSEQLIYLDGQYVTKENAMVSVFDHGFLYGDGIFEGIRIYNGNIFKCKEHLDRLYDSAKSIMLDIPLTYDEMLEAMAETIRRNEMRNGYIRLIVSRGPGNLGLDPRRCPKASVIIIVEQLAIYPEEAYLNGLRAVSVSQRRNIPDALNPKIKSLNYLNNILVKIQSNLAEADEAIMLNAQGYVTEGSGDNIFIIKNGVVYTPPCYLGALEGITRLAIIELCEKLGITLKEQPFTMHDIYIADEVFFTGTAAEVIAAREIDGRIIGEGHAGPITLKLLEEFRSIVDKDGYKVWQS comes from the coding sequence ATGTCTGAGCAGTTGATTTATCTAGATGGACAATACGTAACGAAGGAAAATGCCATGGTATCCGTTTTTGACCACGGCTTTCTGTATGGCGATGGGATTTTTGAAGGGATCCGGATTTATAACGGCAACATTTTTAAATGCAAAGAGCATTTGGACAGACTGTATGATTCGGCTAAATCCATCATGCTTGATATCCCGCTGACTTATGACGAGATGCTGGAAGCGATGGCAGAGACGATTCGCCGCAATGAGATGCGCAACGGTTATATCCGCCTTATCGTTTCCCGCGGCCCCGGCAACCTCGGACTTGATCCGCGCCGGTGCCCCAAAGCCAGTGTCATTATTATTGTAGAGCAGCTGGCCATCTATCCCGAAGAGGCTTATCTGAACGGCCTTCGCGCCGTTTCCGTGTCCCAGCGCCGCAACATTCCGGATGCGCTGAATCCGAAGATCAAATCGCTTAACTATCTGAACAACATTCTGGTCAAAATCCAGTCCAACCTCGCGGAAGCCGATGAGGCGATCATGCTGAACGCACAGGGGTATGTAACCGAAGGCTCCGGAGATAATATTTTCATCATCAAAAATGGCGTTGTCTACACGCCGCCTTGCTACCTTGGCGCTCTCGAAGGCATTACGCGTCTTGCCATTATCGAGTTGTGCGAGAAGCTCGGCATCACGCTTAAGGAACAGCCTTTTACGATGCACGATATTTATATTGCGGACGAAGTATTCTTCACCGGAACGGCGGCGGAGGTTATTGCGGCCCGTGAAATCGACGGACGGATTATTGGCGAAGGCCATGCCGGTCCGATCACACTGAAGCTACTTGAGGAATTCCGGAGCATTGTGGACAAAGACGGCTACAAGGTGTGGCAGTCCTAA